TATGCTCGTGAACAAAGTACCTGCAACGGTTGAACAATCGTTGCGGGTTTCCTGCTATGATTGCCACAGTAACAATACCAATTATCCTTGGTATAGCAAAATTCAACCATCTGCTTGGTATTTGGAACATCATATTAAGGAAGGAAAGGCAGAATTGAATTTCAACGAATGGGATGACCTTTCAGACCGTAGGAAAACCAGCAAATTAAGGTCAATTATAAGCCAGATTGAGGATGGTGAAATGCCTTTGGATAGCTATACGTTGATTCATAGGGATGCCATTTTTTCTGAAACGAACAAAACAGCAGTAATTGACTATATGAAAAAATTAAAAGATAGCTTGGAATAAAGTCCTGCTGCGGGAAGGGAAGTTTGATGGTTGGTTAGTGACCCTTCCCGTGACAGGCACAAATTAGTAAAGTAATGAAACACACCTATCACATACAAGGAATGACCTGCAATGGTCGCAGAACCCACGTCGAGAAAACTCTTTCTAAAGTAGATGGTGTAATTGAAGTATTGGTCAATTTAGAAAAATCTGAAGCGGTCATTGAAATGGAATCGCATATTCCTATCGAAACATTTCAGAAAGCACTAAAGCAAGATGATGGTTCGTATAGCATCCACAAACCAGGCGAACATCATCACGAGGATGATTCCGCTTCCGCGAAAGCGAAATCCCTAAGAAATCAAGCACGAATATCATTCACCCAAAATCAAAATTTAGCTCAAGCAAAGGATGCCGAGGAAATTCTCTTGAAAAATTATGAGACAGGAACCATCGATTTTAATGATGTACTAGACATACAGGAATTGCAGTTGAAATTTCAAACACAACAGATACAAGCCATACAGATGTACTACGTACAATCTGCCTATTTGAATTATTTAATAAACTAAAAAATTGAACAAAATTAAAACACTTAAAACAACAATCGCAGCAATCACTATTATAATGGCAATGAGCTGTAAGGAAAACAAACAAGATGCACAAATGAACACGCCTGAAGAGGTGCAAAAAGCCAAAGAGCAAACACCAGATGTTGCCGATGCCTCTTTTGTAGATGGTATGACCGGCAAAGCCTGGAACAATTACTTGCAAGTTAGAACCGCTTTGGTAGAAAGCGATGCAGGAACTGTCCAGACTGTCGCAGGAAATCTCGCAGAGAGCTTTGGTGAACAGCGTGCAGAACTTAAATCCTTAGCCCAACAAATGGCTGACAGCGATGATATTGAAAAACAACGTGAGTTATTTTCACAATTTGGTCAACAGGCAGAAAACCTTTTCAAAAATGGACTGAGTGAAGGAACTATCTACAAACAGTATTGCCCTATGGCTTTCAACAATACGGGTGGCTACTGGTTCAGCGATGTAGATGAAATACGCAATCCTTATTTCGGTGACCGTATGTTGAAATGTGGTAGCGTAACTGAAACCATAGAAAAATAGGTATGGAAAAGCATAAGCATCACAAAAAACACGACGACCATCACGACCACAGCGGTCACTCTAGTCACGATGATGGGCACAAAGACCACAATCATCACGAACACAACGGTCACGGCGATGGCCATCACAATCATAACGACCATCACAGGATGATGATAGCCGATTTTAAAAAACGGTTCTGGATTTCGCTCATCGTTACCGTTCCCGTGCTTGCACTCGCACCTATGATTCAAAAATTCATTGGGATAGAATGGGATTTTACAGGTCGATATTACGTTCTGTTTGGATTATCATCATTTATCTATTTCTATGGCGGCTGGCCATTCTTAAAAGGAATGGTAGATGAGATTAAAGAAAAAAGCCCTGGAATGATGACGCTCATAGCTGTAGCGATTTCAGCAGCCTATTTGTATAGTAGTGCCGTAGTTTTTGGACTGGAAGGAAAAACATTCTTCTGGGAACTGGCTACCCTAATCGTGGTAATGCTGGCCGGCCATTGGATTGAAATGAAATCCGTTCTCGGCGCGAGCAAGGCCTTGGAAGAACTCGCAGCATTGATGCCAGATGAGGCCCATCTTTTGGTCGATGGCGAAGAAAAGAATGTTCCTGTTTCAGAGTTGAAGTCGGGCGATGTCATTCTTATCAAACCGGGCGAGAAAGTTCCGGCAGATGGTACCATTGTCGATGGCTCATCTAGCATCAACGAAAGTATGATTACGGGTGAAAGCAAGCCTGTTTCCAAAGAAAAAGATGACGAAGTCATTGGCGGTTCGGTCAACCAGTCGGGTGCGCTCAAGGTAGAAATCAATAAAACTGGCGATGACACCTATTTATCAAAGGTCATTAAGCTGGTTCAGGATGCGCAGTTAAAAAAATCAAAAACACAGAAATTGGCAGACCGTGCCGCTTTCTGGTTGACCATTGTTTCGTTGGGCGTTGGTGCGTTGACATTTATTGTTTGGTTGTCTCTGGGAAGAGACCTTGCCTTTGCAATGGAACGTATGATCACGGTAATGGTCATTTCCTGCCCACACGCTTTAGGGCTTGCCATTCCTTTGGTAGTTGCCATATCCACCAGTATTTCCGCAAAAAATGGGCTATTGATTAGAAATAGGACTGCCTTTGAGAATAGCAGACAAGTGACCACCATCATATTTGATAAAACGGGTACACTTACCGAAGGTTCACATACGGTAAATAAATTGGTATCGCTTTCGCAAGAACACAAAGAAGAAGACATCCTGCAATTGGCAACCGCCGTCGAACAACCTTCAGAACATCACATTGCCAAAGGGCTGATTAAGGAAAGTAAAGAACGGGGGATTGATATTCCGGAAGTAAAGGATTTTGAATATCAATCTGGCGTAGGTGTGATAGGAAAAGTTGATGGCACAACTTATCATGTAGGTGGCCCCAATATGCTGGAAAAGGTTGGGTTGGACGAACCTGAAACCGATACTGATGCCAATGAAACAGTCGTATATCTCATTCAGGATAAAGAGATTTTGGGCTATGTGAGTTTTGTGGATAAAATACGTGAGAGCAGTTATGATGCCATTAAAACCCTAAAGGATAATGATATTAAATGCATTCTTCTAACAGGCGATAATGAAAAAGTGGCAAAAGCCGTAGCCGATAAGCTCGATATGAAAGACTATTTCGCTGGTGTATTACCAGATGAAAAGCAGGATAAGGTGAAAGAACTGCAAGACCAAGGTGAAGTTGTGGCAATGACTGGTGACGGTGTGAATGATGCACCTGCACTTGCCCAGGCAGATATTGGTATTGCTATCGGTTCAGGAACTGATGTTGCTGCAGAGACGGCAGATATCATTTTGGTGGACAGCGACCCAAAAGATATTTCCAGCCTCATCTTATTCGGTAAAGCCACTTACAAAAAGATGATTCAAAACCTGATTTGGGCAACGGGTTATAATGTCATTGCAATACCTCTTGCAGCAGGTGTACTCTTCAGCGCAGGGATTATGATAAGCCCAGCCGTAGGTGCAGGTCTGATGGCATTGAGTACCGTGATTTGTGCTATCAATGCACAATTTTTGAGAAAACAATTGAAAAATTAAAAGAATGGAAAATAATAGCAAAATGACAACAAGTAACTACGGCAAGTTTGCCGCAATGATGGGCGTATCATTTGTTATGATGTATGGAATAATGTTCTTAAATGCAGATGTATTTGACCACGTGATGCTCAGTAATACCAGAACTTATATGACCTTGTTGATGGTTGCCCCTATGGCGATATCAATGATGTTGTTTATGTGGGGAATGTATAAAAATAAAAAGCTGAATTTTTTAATAATCGGATTTTCAGCCATTGTCTTTATCGCTACGCTATACGGCTTGAGGCAGCAGGTTTTTATATCTGATGTACAATGGATGAAAGCAATGATTCCACACCATTCAAGCGCTATAATGGTAAGTCAGAAAGCAAATCTTAAAGACCCAGAGGCTATTAAGCTAGCAGAAGAAATCATTGAGGCACAAGAACGTGAGATAGCACAAATGAAAAAGATGATTTATCGTTTAGAAAATCAAGAACAATAGATATGAACAAAAATGTGATTTATATAGCGGTGGCGTTGCTTATCGGTTTGGGTGTTGGTTGGTTTGTGTTTTCTAATGATGACAATTCAGCTGCAGAACATTCCCATAATGAAACCGCGGAAAACCAAATGTGGACGTGCTCGATGCACCCACAGATTATGCAACCGGAACCAGGCGACTGCCCTATTTGTGGTATGGATTTGATTCCTGCTGAAGCAGGTGCCGTTGGTCTTGCTATCAATGAATTTAGAATGACTGAAAATGCGCTTGCGTTGGCAAATGTTCAGACCACTATTGTCGGTAATAGTTTGGTAGATGAAGACGATACCATCTCACTATCTGGTAAAATTGCCCAAAACGATGACTTAAATAGCGTACAGGCCAGTTATTTTGATGGACGTATTGAAAGGTTGAACGTTACCTATGAAGGCCAGCAGGTCAACCGAGGTCAATTGCTGGCAACCATCTATGCACCTAATCTGGTGGCTGCCCAGCAAGAACTGATAACAGCATCATCGCTCAAAGAGTCCCAACCTGCTTTATACAATGCGGTACGCAACAAGTTGAAAAATTGGAAATTGACCGATAATCAGATAGATGCAATTGAAAGCTCTGGTACCGTACGAGAAAATTTCCCGATATATGCCACGGTATCAGGTACGGTAACTGAGGTAATGGCTGCACAGGGCGATTATATAAAGGCAGGTCAGCCTATTGCAAAACTGAGCAACCTATCTACCGTGTGGGCAGATTTTGACGCCTATGAAAATCAGTTGGAACAGTTCCAGACAGGTCAAGAAATTAGCGTAACCAGCAATGCCTATCCCAACAGAGAATTTGAGGCGCAAATTTCTTTTATCGACCCTATTCTTGACACACAAACACGCACCGTAACGGTCAGGGCAACGCTGCAAAATAGAGATGGATTGCTCAAGCCAGGTATGTTTGTCTCTGGTGAGATTGAAGGCACGTCCAATGTTGGACAAGATGATTTAACCATTCCAGCAAGTGCTGTAATGTGGACAGGTGAGCGTTCATTGGTATACGTTAAAACCAATCCCAACGAACCTGTTTTTGAAATGAGGGAAGTGACGCTGGGCAATCGCAACGGTGAATTTTTTACGGTACAGTCTGGATTGGAAAGCGGTGACGAAATCGTAACCAACGGTACGTTTACTGTAGATGCAGCAGCACAGCTACAAGGGAAAAAATCTATGATGAATCAGGGAAAAAAACAGGCATCTGAGATGCCTATGTCTCAAATGAAAATGGAATTTACAGAGAATTTTCAAAAGCAATTTAAAAAGGCCCTCAAGCCTTATTTGCAGATGAAAGATGCATTGGTAGCGAGCGATGTCAGTCAAGTTTCCGCTTTCGCGAAAGCAACATCAACATCTTTAAAATCCGCTGATATTAAAAGTCTCGGTAGTATGGAACAATCACATATCAAGAAAAGTATCGAAATGCTCGATGCCATTGCAGCGAACGATATTCTGGAAAATCAACGTGACCATTTTGTGATATTAAATGAAAATATGGTGCCCATTGCGATAAATGTAAATGGAACCGATGAGATGCTATACGTTCAGAAATGCTCAATGGCAAATAATAATAAAGGCGCAGTTTGGCTAAGCGCTGAGAAGGATATACACAATCCCTATTATGGCGATGCAATGCTTACTTGTGGTAGTGTGATTGAGGAAATCAAATAAAAACCTTTGCACACCAGTTGCATTGTAATTCTGTTATCTTTGTATTGTGAAAATCTTTACGCTCATATTCTCATTTTATCTGCTTGCGCTTAATTTTGCGCCTTGCAGTGATGCAAATGTTGACTCTTCTGAGGATAGCACGCAAATAGAATTTTCACAAAGTGATACAGGCGATCACGACCACAATCTACTTGATATGTGTTCCCCTTTTTGTCATTGTCACTGCTGTCACGTTCACACGTTGGATTTTGGGTTAAATGTCTTAGACCTTTACCATCCAGCAGACTATAAACTTTCTACGGTTTATTTTGACAGTATAGGCAAAGATATTCCCCATTCCCTTTTTCAGCCACCTCGGGCATAATTCAGTTTTCATAGGATAACTATATCCTTTTTTGAAGTTTTCCTAATGGGAATGCTCAACTATGTTTTTGCTATGCGAAAACGCAAACTCGTTTTTTAACTGAATTAATACATTAATCTATGATTAACAGAATCATTGATTTTTCAATCAATAACAAATTCATCATTGGTCTGTTCACGTTGACTCTTATAGGAGTTGGCATTTGGTCAATGGCAACAGTAAACCTTGGGTCTGTCCCAGATATTACCAATAATCAGGTGCAGGTCATCACGCAATCGCCCAATCTGGGAACGGAAGATATTGAACAGTTCGTAACCTATCCCGTAGAACTATCTATGGGTAATTTACCGGGCGTTACCGAAATAAGATCTATCTCACGTTTCGG
This genomic interval from Nonlabens spongiae contains the following:
- a CDS encoding heme-binding domain-containing protein; this translates as MKVVKIIAWIALIAFVVIQFFPVDYNQSEIVPQTDFMLVNKVPATVEQSLRVSCYDCHSNNTNYPWYSKIQPSAWYLEHHIKEGKAELNFNEWDDLSDRRKTSKLRSIISQIEDGEMPLDSYTLIHRDAIFSETNKTAVIDYMKKLKDSLE
- a CDS encoding DUF3347 domain-containing protein, producing the protein MNKIKTLKTTIAAITIIMAMSCKENKQDAQMNTPEEVQKAKEQTPDVADASFVDGMTGKAWNNYLQVRTALVESDAGTVQTVAGNLAESFGEQRAELKSLAQQMADSDDIEKQRELFSQFGQQAENLFKNGLSEGTIYKQYCPMAFNNTGGYWFSDVDEIRNPYFGDRMLKCGSVTETIEK
- a CDS encoding copper-translocating P-type ATPase, with product MEKHKHHKKHDDHHDHSGHSSHDDGHKDHNHHEHNGHGDGHHNHNDHHRMMIADFKKRFWISLIVTVPVLALAPMIQKFIGIEWDFTGRYYVLFGLSSFIYFYGGWPFLKGMVDEIKEKSPGMMTLIAVAISAAYLYSSAVVFGLEGKTFFWELATLIVVMLAGHWIEMKSVLGASKALEELAALMPDEAHLLVDGEEKNVPVSELKSGDVILIKPGEKVPADGTIVDGSSSINESMITGESKPVSKEKDDEVIGGSVNQSGALKVEINKTGDDTYLSKVIKLVQDAQLKKSKTQKLADRAAFWLTIVSLGVGALTFIVWLSLGRDLAFAMERMITVMVISCPHALGLAIPLVVAISTSISAKNGLLIRNRTAFENSRQVTTIIFDKTGTLTEGSHTVNKLVSLSQEHKEEDILQLATAVEQPSEHHIAKGLIKESKERGIDIPEVKDFEYQSGVGVIGKVDGTTYHVGGPNMLEKVGLDEPETDTDANETVVYLIQDKEILGYVSFVDKIRESSYDAIKTLKDNDIKCILLTGDNEKVAKAVADKLDMKDYFAGVLPDEKQDKVKELQDQGEVVAMTGDGVNDAPALAQADIGIAIGSGTDVAAETADIILVDSDPKDISSLILFGKATYKKMIQNLIWATGYNVIAIPLAAGVLFSAGIMISPAVGAGLMALSTVICAINAQFLRKQLKN
- a CDS encoding DUF305 domain-containing protein produces the protein MENNSKMTTSNYGKFAAMMGVSFVMMYGIMFLNADVFDHVMLSNTRTYMTLLMVAPMAISMMLFMWGMYKNKKLNFLIIGFSAIVFIATLYGLRQQVFISDVQWMKAMIPHHSSAIMVSQKANLKDPEAIKLAEEIIEAQEREIAQMKKMIYRLENQEQ
- a CDS encoding efflux RND transporter periplasmic adaptor subunit; this translates as MNKNVIYIAVALLIGLGVGWFVFSNDDNSAAEHSHNETAENQMWTCSMHPQIMQPEPGDCPICGMDLIPAEAGAVGLAINEFRMTENALALANVQTTIVGNSLVDEDDTISLSGKIAQNDDLNSVQASYFDGRIERLNVTYEGQQVNRGQLLATIYAPNLVAAQQELITASSLKESQPALYNAVRNKLKNWKLTDNQIDAIESSGTVRENFPIYATVSGTVTEVMAAQGDYIKAGQPIAKLSNLSTVWADFDAYENQLEQFQTGQEISVTSNAYPNREFEAQISFIDPILDTQTRTVTVRATLQNRDGLLKPGMFVSGEIEGTSNVGQDDLTIPASAVMWTGERSLVYVKTNPNEPVFEMREVTLGNRNGEFFTVQSGLESGDEIVTNGTFTVDAAAQLQGKKSMMNQGKKQASEMPMSQMKMEFTENFQKQFKKALKPYLQMKDALVASDVSQVSAFAKATSTSLKSADIKSLGSMEQSHIKKSIEMLDAIAANDILENQRDHFVILNENMVPIAINVNGTDEMLYVQKCSMANNNKGAVWLSAEKDIHNPYYGDAMLTCGSVIEEIK
- a CDS encoding DUF6660 family protein; this translates as MKIFTLIFSFYLLALNFAPCSDANVDSSEDSTQIEFSQSDTGDHDHNLLDMCSPFCHCHCCHVHTLDFGLNVLDLYHPADYKLSTVYFDSIGKDIPHSLFQPPRA